Part of the Vigna unguiculata cultivar IT97K-499-35 chromosome 3, ASM411807v1, whole genome shotgun sequence genome, aaatataaacctAATTATGACTAAAATAAATCTGCACActtatttaaagttttagaaAAGTGAGATCCAAAAGACTattttacctattttttttcttttttcttacatatacttaaaaaaaaatacaagcaacGTTACCAcactttaattatataaagtgaatgttttttatttagtatgtCTAAATAATTCActactcaattaaaaattcaacttacagtgatttgactttttttccTTACTCATTAAAAGGGTCtaatattgaagaaaattaGATACGAGTTCAGTGtggtatttatttattttttaaatcgagtttaaaataacaaatttggcTATAGTAAGTCCATTACTTCTGGCCTTATTCATAactacccaaaattttctaaacTAAGTCCactgttaataaaatttaaccaATTGCGGCAAATGTTAACTAATGTCtctataagaaattaaaagaaaaaaaattactccaaaaatatatattttataaaacattgtcatgcgatttattaaaaaatattttttaattcgttAGCCTTAATAACACTAATACctatttttaatagaataaaaaaactcTTTTGTACTTGTTGCCATCTGAATAATATAAGGAACTAAAATTTATGTTACTTATTTAATCAAACCATCTAATTGGaagattttattttcatctgcgctattttattattatatcaaattctaataaagaaaaaaaaaaacacttttaaataagACTGGCATGATAAAATAGCCTGGGCAGACTTTcttattattttctgttttagaATAAGTATCATATAAATAAGAGTTTTatgataagttttttttaagaaaaaaataagtcaaaatatatcCTATTACAGTgctttaacatttttaaatagttattttttattaaaattgaagtcAATAATGATATTTGAGCTCGTAACGCAGTGTGCTTAATATTAGTTTAGAGCTTCTGTCTTTAATTTggtgttaattaatttttatttacacttctaataatattattatttatttactatttatttaatcCGTATAAACAGCTTGAGACCGAAAGACGAAAGAATGAGAAGGTTGTGAGAGGGAAGACATCATTAATACTAAACAGCTTCAttaggataaaataaaataaaaaaaatgaataatcatGGTAAAGAGGTTCCTGGTTCTGTTTTTATCGTATGTGTGTGAAATATAaagaaaaggagagagagagcTTCATCCAAATTCCAATGTTCACTTCACTTCTTCCCTTTCTCTCTCCCTCACTCTCTCTGCATTGCTTAACTCAGTGAAGCTCTCTCCATTGCCAAACTTCACTGAACTCTCCCATTGTTACTTCACTCTCTCTTTCTCggccaacaaaaaaaaaatggttaaaacaGCATAGGAGCAGAAGAGAAGAGAATCTTCATCGGCACCAAAAATGGTGGTGGGGGACCACGCCAATGCGAACGGGTGGCCACCAATTGAGGCTCCACTCAACGTCCACAGAGACGAGCATTGGACCAACTTTGACAGCTCCGTCAACGCCGTCTCCTTCGGCTTCGTCGCCACCGCCATTCTCATCTCCATGTTCCTAGTCATGGCCATTTTCGAGAGGTTCCTCCGCCCCACCTCGCCGCCCCTCTCTCCCGCCGCCCGCCCCGGCCCCCGCGACGTCGAAGCCCAGATCGGCTTCTCCGCCAAGCTCGCTCACCCTTCACCAAAAGTaagtaaaatcaataaaaaaaaagtataatgcACTCGTCCCGATGATAAAGCCTCCACCTTTTCGTGCCAAAAGTTGTTTCTTCTTTGGTGGGTTTTCCCATTTTcgcgttttttttttatgtaattgttAATTCGCATGATTTTCCCACCTAAT contains:
- the LOC114176512 gene encoding uncharacterized protein LOC114176512: MVVGDHANANGWPPIEAPLNVHRDEHWTNFDSSVNAVSFGFVATAILISMFLVMAIFERFLRPTSPPLSPAARPGPRDVEAQIGFSAKLAHPSPKMSVYASGVSVLMPGDEIPTFIAHPAPCCPERISWPSHQQNTLPCSSSNTLPTSIN